In the genome of Raphanus sativus cultivar WK10039 chromosome 9, ASM80110v3, whole genome shotgun sequence, the window GCGTTCTTGACGAACGAGACTTACTCTCCGGCGAATGTGACGGAGGCGGAGGAGATTTATAGTAAAGGGTTCAGTGTGGTTGAGCTTGGATGGTTCTTTGACTCTCGGTTAAGGGATCCGGTGGGGTGTGTGAACTTGACGGAAACTGGGATGTACACGAGCGCGCCGAGCTGTGTTTGCGAGTATGGTTACTTCTCTGGGTTTGGTTACAGTAACTGTTACTGCAATAGTATTGGTTACAGAGGGAATCCTTATCTTCCTGGTGGATGTCTTGGTAAGAAGATCCTTCATCTTTTTGGCTTAGTTAGTGTAACGCATCTGTTGATTTGATTCCcctcttttgtttgtttgtttcttgttgTTTAAGACATTGATGAATGCGAGGAAGGAAGAGGAGTAATCAGCTGTGGAGAGAAAACTTGTGTGAATGTCCCTGGAACGTATAGGTGTGAGGCAAAGGAAACAGGGAAGATCAAGCCTGTGATTCAAGGTGAGTCAATAGAGTTTTCTAAAGTCATATAACATAGAAAAAGGATAATCATTATGGTTATTTGGTCATTGTGCAGGTCTTGTTTTAGGTTTGGCATTGTTGTTCTTGGTTCTTGGGATATGGGGATTTATCAACTTCgttaagaagagaagaaagctAATCCGGAAGAGGAAGTTCTTTAAACGTAATGGAGGTTTGTTGCTGAAGCAACAGTTAACGACACAAGAAGGAGGTAACGTGGAGAAGACATCAAAAATATTCAGCTCGAAAGAGCTGGAGAAAGCGACGGATAACTTTAACAAGAACAGGGTTCTTGGGCAGGGAGGTCAAGGTACTGTTTACAAAGGAATGTTGGTAGATGGACGAATCGTCGCTGTGAAAAGATCTAAAGTGTTGGATGAAGACAAAGTCGAGGAGTTCATCAATGAAGTCAGTGTTCTCTCCCAGATCAACCATAGGAACATTGTGAAACTCATGGGGTGTTGTCTCGAGACAGAGGTTCCTATCTTGGTTTACGAGCATATCCCAAACGGAGACTTATTCAAGCGGCTACACGATGATTCTGATGATTACATCATAATGACCTGGGAAGTGCGTTTGCGGATCGCTGTGGAGATCGCGGGAGCGCTTGCTTACTTGCACTCGGCTGCATCTACACCGGTCTATCACAGAGATATCAAGACCACAAACATACTTTTGGACGAGAAGTATCGAGCGAAAGTGTCGGATTTTGGTACTTCGAGGTCTGTCAACATAGATCAGACTCACTTGACAACTCTAGTTGCAGGTACTTTTGGATACTTGGATCCAGAGTACTTTCAGACCAGCCAGTTTACGGATAAAAGCGATGTTTATAGTTTCGGGGTTGTCTTGGTAGAGCTTATAACCGGAGAAAAACCGTTTTCTGCTATGCGGTCTGAAGAAAACAGAGGGCTTGCGTCTCATTTCAACGAGGCCATGAAACAGAACAGAGTTCTTGGTATTGTTGATTCTCGGATCAAAGAAGAGTGCACACATGAACAAGTGCTGGCAGTGGCGAAACTTGCGAGAAGGTGTTTAAGCCTAAAAGGGAAGAAGCGGCCAAACATGAGAGAGGTATCCATTGAGCTTGAGAGGATCCGTTCATCACCTGAAGATCTAGAGGTAACTattgaagaggaggaagaagatgaagaaatcGCTATGGAGATGAACATTGATGACTCTTGGAGCGTAGAGATGACTGCTCCAGCATCTCTCTTTGATCTATCACCCAAGTTAGATGTTGAACCACTGGTTCCTCACCAAACATGGTGATGATGGAATCTGATAAAGACACCAAAATGTTGTTTAATTGTGTGATAACAAAGACTCTCGATGTTCCTTCCACTCTACCAAAAACCTTTCAGTATTACAATTCCATTACAAAGATTCATTTATACAATGTTTGTGGAATCATCATCTTGGGGACATATAATcaaataatacaaataaaaatacaaaaagtttTACATTATGATTAAACATAACCAATTTCTTTAGGCTGTTGTTGTTACACACACATTGCATAATAATGCGTAATCAGCTTTAGCTGACACTCTTTAAAAGAATTTCAGTTTCCTCACTTTAGAGAAACTGGCATGGACGTGTTCCATTTGACAGATTGCCTTCTCTTTCCCGGTCATGTCCGAACACGACAAGTGCCTAGCGCCTAAAGTGACGGCGAAGTAGATATAGATGGTGCAGAGGAAGGCCAGAAGGAGCATAGCGGTTAAAAGAAAGCGATGCCTCCGGAAAACAGTAGAGAAGCTACCCAAGTCCTCCCATTGCTTCTTCAGCGCGTGTGGCCTTCGTAATGGTGATGTTACAATCCCATCAAGAACCATAGTTTAAGCCACCAACCTGAATTGCAAGTCTGAGTTCAAATTAAAAGTGTGAAACTTTAGCTCATAAAAGATCACAGCTTCTACCATTGCCAAAtctcaaaaataattttcattgaATAAAGATGATGTAATGATCTGTGACGACGAGTTTAACCAATCTAAGTCCATCCATCTAACACGAAAACTTTCAATACTAAACGATTGAATCCGAAGTCAGCTCAAAACTTGACGCGAATAAAACAGATCAAAACAGGGGAAGAGATTACAAACCGATTCGAGATCTGGAGATGAAGGAGATCTCCGTCAGACAATAAGACACTAGATTCCGAGAGATCCTCCTTCAGCTCCCAATAGCAAACGTTCGCCTAGAGTAAGAGACGATTCGCCGGTAATCGCGGTTTGTCAAAAAGCTCAAAAAGAACAGAGTCCGTTACAAATACCGACAATTAAGgaaaatagattttgaaaaaagaaaaaaaattataaaaagagagaaagcgTGTTAGGTTGTGTTGGGATGGAATCGAGTTATATTCCACTCACTTGTGAACTTGTATTAATGCTTTCAACATGTGGGGGGTTGTTGTTATTCTAGCTGGCTTTTAAGTTTTCGACCGACATTACATGACTATTCATACTTgcatttatacatatatacattgtATACTGGTTGGTGACTTAAAAATTTGTCAATGCATCCTGAGATTGATTGCTAAATCCCGACAAAGAAATCAATAAATCCTACTACAGTACTTGTAAGCTTTGTTTAGAGTtggcttttttttgtttagagtTAGGCTGATTTGATGGTAGTTAGTAAAGTGAGTGGgttgttacacaaaaaaaaaaaaaaaaaaaaaagtaaagtgaGTGGGTCCTTCATCCTTGTGGGtgagtttgtttttctttgtataagGTCTTAATGGGCTATTAATGGGCTGTATATTTGTTCGGCTCGCTTACGAGTGTATGATTCTCGTCGTAATTCATATAATGGGCTATCTATTTGTTGTGACTTGTATCATTCATTCATGGACTAGGGGCCTTGCTAAAAGATACAGTACTACATACGGTCTATTACGAAAATCGGCATTGTAATTTTACCTATTGGAAGGAAAATAATTGCTTCAGATACGTCCAACTTGACATATGGTAGTTGAAATGGTAATTTATGTGAGCAGAGACGCAAGTATGATCACGTAATTCTTGAAGGTATAAACATAAAAGCGTAAATAGATATTTTATCATAACTTCACGGATTTTCCGAGATTGAAAGTTGAACCATTAAGATACTACTACTCTAGTCTAGTCTAGTCTAGTAGCTTAGGCAAACCGGTCTCGTTTGGTTTAGACAAATTGGTGGTCTCGTAGCAAAAGAAAAGACTACGAAAAAGGATAATATCCAGAAGTACCGTCACGGTTTCGTTTGGTTCAGGAGAAAACCGGTGATTGAACCGGCTGTGTAAATGAAAGACggttttagttatttatttagatggataatatattttttaaatagtgaTTATACAAATAAGGAAAGTTTGAAGGAAGAAGGGAGAAAGAGAGCTAAAGTGGCGGGATTCCAATATTCACCACCATACCAAGCCCTACAAAGCTTTGAGTGGCGATCCGATTCTCACTCTCTCCCTTTCTCTctcatttcaatattttttttttctcaaagaAAATCCAACGAAGGAAAAAAGAGGgggttcatcatcatcaaattatcaatcaatcaatcaaattCAATATCTTCATCAGCACGAGATCCATCTCTTTCCTTTCCTCTCACTCCTCACTAATCAATGCCTTGATTTTCCCGGTAAAACAATTAAttcctttttataaaaattacgaCGAGATTACGTTTTCGAATCTCATTTGTTTCCCTAAATAAGTTTATTCGGTAACCATTAATTAATTTACTAGTAAGCAACTTTTGCCAGCTGCGTTTTGAGTTTTGAACCGCTCAATTTGATTGTAAATATCTGTGGATTGATTGATTCCAAAATCGATCGTAGAGATCAAaaaaatggagaagaagaagtatcCGATAGGGCCAGAGCACTACACCATCTACGAGGTCATCGGTCAAGGCTGCAGCGCTTTAGTGCATCGCGCCTTGTGCATCCCTTTCGACGAAGTCGTTGCTATTAAGATTCTCGATTTCGAACGAGACAACTGCGACCTGGTGTGATTTGATAACACTTCCTTGTGGGGTTCTTCTCTCTAATTAAAGCTAATAATTATTacgtgttttgttttgtttggcaGAACAATATATCACGTGAAGCGCAGACGATGATGCTAGTAGATCATCCCAACGTGTTGAAATCGCATTGCTCTTTCGTGAGTGACCACAACCTGTGGGTTGTCATGCCTTACATGTCTGGTGGTTCTTGTCTTCACATTCTCAAAGCTGCTTATCCTGATGGCTTTGAGGAAGTTATTATCGCCACTATGCTCCGTGAGGCCTTGAAGGGCTTAGACTACCTCCATCAGCACGGCCACATTCATCGTGATGTCAAAGTCTGTCCATTTATTCATATCCTCTTGTCTTGTTGGTTCCATGTTAAATTGCAAATTTTGTATCTTTGATGTTTCATCATCAAAATGGATTATCCTTTTGTTTCAGGCGGGGAACATTTTGCTCGGTGCTCGTGGTGCAATCAAATTGGGAGACTTTGGTGTATCTGCCTGTCTCTTTGATTCAGGTGATAGGCAACGGACGAGGAACACATTTGTTGGAACGCCTTGTTGGTAAGTGCTCTGTGGTGGTTACTACTGTCCCCAACCGTTTGAATTTAGTTCTCATGTGCATGAGACCTCCTATCTCTTGTTTTCACAGGATGGCACCTGAAGTCATGGAGCAGTTACATGGTTATGACTTCAAGTAAGTTTAGCCTTCCATATTCACTCTATTTTCTTGTGTTTACTAGAGGAGTATATAGTATTTCTTATTTGGAACATCTACTTCAGGGCTGATATTTGGTCGTTTGGTATAACTGGGCTAGAGCTTGCACATGGACACGCTCCTTTCTCTAAATATCCACCTATGAAGGTTCATTGCCTTGTCATATCTGGAATTCAGCTCCAAAATCTTTGGTTCAATTCTAAAACAATTATGGTTTCAGGTTCTGCTTATGACCTTGCAAAATGCACCCCCAGGGCTGGATTACGAAAGAGATAGGAAGTTTTCAAGGGTATACTCTTTGTTTCAGTCAATACTTTACATCCTGGTCACATCTTTTGGCTTATTATCATCTCAATTTTGCCTCTTTTTCTTGGTATTTTCAGTCTTTCAAGCAGATGATTGCTAGTTGTCTAGTCAAAGACCCTTCCAAACGCCCATCTGCTAAGAAGTTGTTAAAGCATTCCTTTTTCAAGCAAGCAAGGTCAAGCGACTACATTGCTCGGAAACTTCTCGATGGATTACCAGATCTTGTTAACCGTGTTCAGGCCATAAAGGTTGAATAATTAAAACCATGTAGATATCCCTTAGCTGTTCCTAAATATTATCAATCATTGTCTTATGAAAGAACTGATGGGTATATGCTTTCTACATgcagaaaaaagaagaagatatgctTGCACAAGAGAAAATGGCAGATGGAGAGAAGGAGGAGCTGTCGCAGGTTTGTGTTTTTCCAGTTCTCTATCAATGTTCAAATCATTAACTTTCCAGTTCCAAATCTTTTTCCGAGTATATGGCCTTTAACCTATTGTCATAGTAACATGCAGAATGAATATAAGAGAGGTATCAGCGGGTGGAATTTCAATCTCGATGACATGAAAGCCCAAGCTTCCTTGGTATAAGTTTGCTCTCCTTTAGCCCATAAAAAGTAGCCGTgcttcatttatataaaattcatattatGATGTTCTTATTTCCACCAGATCCAGGACATAGATTGTGGCTTGTCTGAGAGTAGTTTATCTGAAAGCACAACTTCGTTGCAGGCTCTAGATTCACATGATATGCAACCGGAAACACAGGTGCCCTCTTGTAGAAATAGTTCTCAGATCCTTTTTCATCTTTGTTTGTTATTTAGTCGAGGTTTTGGGGTTCTTTATTACCTAATATCTGCAGGAGGATATTGGTCACCTGCCAAATAAGCATCTCCAACCCCTAATTCACCGAACTTTAAGTATCGCCAGGTTTATCTCCtaattttatctatattattcTCTATTTAGGATTTACATTTCTGGAACTGAGATGTCTATAAACtgaacaaataatattttggttGATCAGGGATAAATCTGATGATGATTCAAGTCTTGCCAGCCCCAGTTATGATAACTACGTATATTCCTCTCCCCGTCATGAGGATCTATCTTTGAATAATTCAGCTGTTGCAAGTGCGCATGCCAGCAATGGGAAACCAATGGATTCCACATCTGTCACAACCAATCATCCAACAGAGATTCCAGCCGGCAATTGTGTCAATAAGGGAGACAGGTTAGTCCATTAACATGCACTGCTTTTTGTAAGGCCTTTGTTTGGTTCATTGGCCATACATGATCTCGGTAAGTGACATTTAGATCTAAGCTAGTATGTTAATTTCCAGTGATAAAATCCAAGACCAGCTTCAAAATGGGGCACATCCTACAGTGGGAGGAGATGAAGTACCAACAGAGATGGCTGTCAAACCACCAAAAGCAGCTTGTAAGTATATGTTTGAATCCAATATAAACATCCATGTGGATCAATGCTCtttctaattttaattaaatggtGTATATGTGTCAGCGAGCCTAGATGAACCTGACGACAAATCAAAGCCGCCAGTTGTGCAGCAAAGAGGACGTTTTAAAGTAACTTCTGAAAATCTCGACATTGACAAGGTAACCTCCATTTTCATGGCTTTAAGAGGGAAAAAACGGGTTATTTGTTTATTAACtcacatttttttatttgtattttcataTTCACTTTCTCTTTATCAGGTAGTAGTTCCATCTCCAATCTTACAAAAGAGTCACAGCATGCAGGTTTGTAATAGTTTCGAGGTCAGCCTTATCAGCTGCAGACAAACAATCAAGTTCTATTGCCATAACTATTCACTAAAAgaggaaaagaaacaaaaacaaaacatttttgcCATTATGTAGGTGCTCAGTCAACATTCTGCTGCTTCTCTACCTCCCTCTGTTTCAGGATCTGATGTCGCTTTACCAAATCTAACCAGCTCGTACGTTTACCCGCTGGTGTATCCAGTTCTGCAAACCAACATATTAGAAAGGGTATGCTTTTTGCCTTCTTTGTGTCTATTAAAAGATGATTGCGTAATTTACATCCTCCCATAAAAAATACAGGAGAACATTCTGCATATGATGAAAGTACTCACCAACAGAGAGCTGACAGGTTAGTTTCTGTCTCCATTCACTGTCCTGAtcaattacatttttattgccACCggatttgaatatatatatactttaatttctCCGATGTAGATGGACGTTCAGGTGAACCAGGAGGCTTACACCAACCTAGCGTTGCTCCTACTGAGAAATCAATGGTATGTAATcgtcagcaaaaaaaaaagtgaaaattaTTGAATCATATTCCTCCAACCAATTTGGATACCATCAGTATTGTTCCTCTATTGAATCACAGCTTGAAGCAGCACacgaaagagagaaagagttgCTCCACGACATAACCGACCTGCAATGGAGGTAAGTAAATTGGATAATCTCCCACCATCGAAAGCATCTCCtccttttgaaatatttttctctCTCTGGTTGTAGTCTAGAAACTAACcattatttcttatatttgtgTGTATTGGTGCATAGGCTCATTTGTGCAGAAGAAGAGCTTCAGAAGTACAAAACCGAACACGCTCAAGTAAGTTGCATCCTTTTATGCAATTTTTTCAG includes:
- the LOC108827947 gene encoding uncharacterized protein LOC108827947; translated protein: MVLDGIVTSPLRRPHALKKQWEDLGSFSTVFRRHRFLLTAMLLLAFLCTIYIYFAVTLGARHLSCSDMTGKEKAICQMEHVHASFSKVRKLKFF
- the LOC108827946 gene encoding wall-associated receptor kinase-like 22, whose amino-acid sequence is MKRERLFFCIPLSLLTLFIFNGPSLITTAQNPNSSSSCNRICGGISIPFPFGIGHKDCYLNDWYEVVCNTTTTSSSDKPLAPFLSKINRELVSITLRNNIDTSYGVVHIKYPVTSSGCSQRPAVKPPPLNLTGKGSPFFITESNRLVSVGCEARALVTNIESQIIGCESSCEKSRLDKICSGYRCCQAVITAVKPQVIGVSLESSGGNTTQGGGRCEVAFLTNETYSPANVTEAEEIYSKGFSVVELGWFFDSRLRDPVGCVNLTETGMYTSAPSCVCEYGYFSGFGYSNCYCNSIGYRGNPYLPGGCLDIDECEEGRGVISCGEKTCVNVPGTYRCEAKETGKIKPVIQGLVLGLALLFLVLGIWGFINFVKKRRKLIRKRKFFKRNGGLLLKQQLTTQEGGNVEKTSKIFSSKELEKATDNFNKNRVLGQGGQGTVYKGMLVDGRIVAVKRSKVLDEDKVEEFINEVSVLSQINHRNIVKLMGCCLETEVPILVYEHIPNGDLFKRLHDDSDDYIIMTWEVRLRIAVEIAGALAYLHSAASTPVYHRDIKTTNILLDEKYRAKVSDFGTSRSVNIDQTHLTTLVAGTFGYLDPEYFQTSQFTDKSDVYSFGVVLVELITGEKPFSAMRSEENRGLASHFNEAMKQNRVLGIVDSRIKEECTHEQVLAVAKLARRCLSLKGKKRPNMREVSIELERIRSSPEDLEVTIEEEEEDEEIAMEMNIDDSWSVEMTAPASLFDLSPKLDVEPLVPHQTW
- the LOC108823741 gene encoding serine/threonine-protein kinase BLUS1 isoform X1 is translated as MEKKKYPIGPEHYTIYEVIGQGCSALVHRALCIPFDEVVAIKILDFERDNCDLNNISREAQTMMLVDHPNVLKSHCSFVSDHNLWVVMPYMSGGSCLHILKAAYPDGFEEVIIATMLREALKGLDYLHQHGHIHRDVKAGNILLGARGAIKLGDFGVSACLFDSGDRQRTRNTFVGTPCWMAPEVMEQLHGYDFKADIWSFGITGLELAHGHAPFSKYPPMKVLLMTLQNAPPGLDYERDRKFSRSFKQMIASCLVKDPSKRPSAKKLLKHSFFKQARSSDYIARKLLDGLPDLVNRVQAIKKKEEDMLAQEKMADGEKEELSQNEYKRGISGWNFNLDDMKAQASLIQDIDCGLSESSLSESTTSLQALDSHDMQPETQEDIGHLPNKHLQPLIHRTLSIARDKSDDDSSLASPSYDNYVYSSPRHEDLSLNNSAVASAHASNGKPMDSTSVTTNHPTEIPAGNCVNKGDSDKIQDQLQNGAHPTVGGDEVPTEMAVKPPKAASSLDEPDDKSKPPVVQQRGRFKVTSENLDIDKVVVPSPILQKSHSMQVCNSFEVLSQHSAASLPPSVSGSDVALPNLTSSYVYPLVYPVLQTNILERENILHMMKVLTNRELTDGRSGEPGGLHQPSVAPTEKSMLEAAHEREKELLHDITDLQWRLICAEEELQKYKTEHAQV
- the LOC108823741 gene encoding serine/threonine-protein kinase BLUS1 isoform X2 — encoded protein: MEKKKYPIGPEHYTIYEVIGQGCSALVHRALCIPFDEVVAIKILDFERDNCDLNNISREAQTMMLVDHPNVLKSHCSFVSDHNLWVVMPYMSGGSCLHILKAAYPDGFEEVIIATMLREALKGLDYLHQHGHIHRDVKAGNILLGARGAIKLGDFGVSACLFDSGDRQRTRNTFVGTPCWMAPEVMEQLHGYDFKADIWSFGITGLELAHGHAPFSKYPPMKVLLMTLQNAPPGLDYERDRKFSRSFKQMIASCLVKDPSKRPSAKKLLKHSFFKQARSSDYIARKLLDGLPDLVNRVQAIKKKEEDMLAQEKMADGEKEELSQNEYKRGISGWNFNLDDMKAQASLIQDIDCGLSESSLSESTTSLQALDSHDMQPETQEDIGHLPNKHLQPLIHRTLSIARDKSDDDSSLASPSYDNYVYSSPRHEDLSLNNSAVASAHASNGKPMDSTSVTTNHPTEIPAGNCVNKGDSDKIQDQLQNGAHPTVGGDEVPTEMAVKPPKAASSLDEPDDKSKPPVVQQRGRFKVTSENLDIDKVVVPSPILQKSHSMQVLSQHSAASLPPSVSGSDVALPNLTSSYVYPLVYPVLQTNILERENILHMMKVLTNRELTDGRSGEPGGLHQPSVAPTEKSMLEAAHEREKELLHDITDLQWRLICAEEELQKYKTEHAQV